A DNA window from Christiangramia salexigens contains the following coding sequences:
- a CDS encoding YdeI/OmpD-associated family protein, which yields MAVNSIDEYIDTHQSWEKELKQLHGMMLSTELKSAIKWGGPVYTLENKNVVGIAAFKAHVALWFFNGSLLKENTALLINAQEGKTKALRQIRFTEADKIDRDILLPYIKEAIRNQKEGRVVKPNTGKKKLIVPPELKKALAEDAELKTSFYKLTPGKQREYADHISEAKREATRHSRLLKMIPQIKKGVGLNDRYK from the coding sequence ATGGCTGTTAATAGTATAGACGAATATATAGATACCCATCAAAGCTGGGAAAAGGAGCTAAAGCAGCTACATGGTATGATGCTCTCCACAGAATTGAAATCAGCGATAAAATGGGGTGGACCTGTTTATACTTTAGAAAATAAGAATGTAGTTGGGATCGCGGCTTTTAAAGCCCATGTTGCCCTTTGGTTCTTTAATGGTAGTCTGCTTAAAGAAAACACAGCATTACTTATAAATGCACAGGAAGGCAAGACCAAGGCGCTTAGACAGATAAGATTTACCGAAGCAGATAAGATAGATAGAGATATATTACTGCCTTATATTAAGGAAGCTATCAGGAATCAAAAAGAAGGTAGAGTGGTAAAACCCAATACAGGTAAGAAAAAATTAATCGTTCCTCCTGAATTGAAAAAGGCTCTTGCGGAAGACGCAGAGCTTAAAACTTCGTTTTACAAACTTACTCCTGGTAAACAGAGGGAATATGCAGATCATATTTCGGAAGCGAAAAGAGAGGCTACCAGACATAGCCGACTACTTAAGATGATCCCTCAGATTAAAAAGGGAGTTGGACTGAATGATAGATACAAATAG
- the pepT gene encoding peptidase T — translation MINKDRLLNKFISYVKIDTQSDPTSDSTPSTEKQWDLANKLVEELKEIGMQEVSIDENAYVMATLPANVAQKVPVIGFVSHFDTTPDFTGTNVNPQIIHDYDGKDIVLNQEKDIVLSPDYFEDLEQYKGQTIVTTDGTTLLGADDKAGITEIMTAMEYLIDNPEIRHGKIRVCFTPDEEIGRGAHKFDVDKFGAEWAYTMDGSQIGELEYENFNAAGAVVRIEGKSVHPGYAKDKMVNSMYIAQDFINSLPRLETPEHTEGIQGFFHLSSIKGDVEETVLEYIIRDHDKKHFEARKQMMRDLVSEICSQYERDCVKIEIKDQYYNMKEKIEPVMHIVDLAQNAMEEVGVKPILKPIRGGTDGAQLSFKGLPCPNIFAGGHNFHGKYEYVPVESMLKATEVIVKLAELTAKKYE, via the coding sequence ATGATAAATAAAGACCGACTTCTCAATAAATTCATTAGTTATGTGAAAATTGATACCCAAAGTGACCCCACCAGCGATTCCACGCCAAGTACTGAAAAACAATGGGATCTTGCCAACAAGCTGGTTGAAGAACTGAAGGAAATTGGAATGCAGGAGGTAAGCATAGATGAAAACGCTTACGTGATGGCTACATTACCAGCCAACGTTGCTCAAAAAGTGCCGGTAATAGGTTTTGTTTCTCATTTTGATACTACCCCCGATTTTACAGGAACAAATGTGAATCCGCAGATCATCCATGATTATGATGGAAAAGATATTGTACTTAATCAAGAAAAAGATATCGTTCTTTCCCCGGATTATTTTGAAGACCTTGAACAATACAAAGGGCAAACCATTGTCACTACAGATGGCACAACATTATTAGGCGCTGATGATAAAGCAGGCATCACTGAAATCATGACGGCAATGGAGTATTTGATTGATAATCCTGAGATCCGGCATGGAAAGATAAGAGTATGCTTCACCCCAGATGAAGAAATTGGACGAGGAGCTCATAAATTCGATGTGGATAAATTTGGCGCAGAATGGGCTTATACAATGGATGGAAGCCAAATTGGAGAACTTGAATATGAAAACTTCAATGCAGCGGGTGCAGTGGTAAGAATTGAAGGTAAAAGCGTTCACCCGGGTTATGCTAAAGATAAAATGGTGAACAGCATGTACATTGCTCAGGATTTTATCAACTCCTTGCCAAGATTAGAAACTCCCGAGCACACAGAAGGCATACAGGGATTTTTCCATCTAAGTAGTATTAAAGGTGATGTAGAAGAAACTGTATTAGAGTACATCATAAGAGACCACGACAAAAAACACTTTGAGGCCAGAAAGCAGATGATGAGGGACCTGGTTAGTGAGATCTGTTCCCAATATGAAAGAGATTGTGTAAAGATTGAAATTAAGGATCAATACTACAATATGAAGGAGAAGATCGAGCCGGTAATGCACATTGTAGATCTAGCTCAAAATGCAATGGAAGAAGTGGGTGTGAAGCCAATTCTAAAACCTATACGTGGAGGAACAGATGGAGCGCAATTAAGCTTTAAAGGCCTTCCCTGTCCCAATATCTTTGCTGGAGGTCACAATTTCCACGGGAAATATGAATATGTTCCGGTTGAAAGTATGCTGAAAGCCACAGAGGTAATCGTTAAGTTGGCCGAATTAACTGCTAAGAAATACGAATAA
- the yajC gene encoding preprotein translocase subunit YajC has product MDQLTQFAPIILMFVVVYFFMIRPQMKKAKQEKNFAAELKKGDRIVTKSGMHGKIVDFSEKNNSVIIETGAGKITFDRSSISMEMSRALNEPAKEKK; this is encoded by the coding sequence ATGGATCAATTAACGCAATTTGCACCGATTATTTTAATGTTTGTGGTAGTGTATTTCTTTATGATACGCCCACAGATGAAAAAAGCTAAACAAGAAAAGAATTTTGCCGCCGAACTTAAAAAAGGGGATCGTATCGTAACTAAAAGTGGGATGCACGGTAAGATTGTTGATTTTAGCGAAAAAAATAATTCAGTGATTATTGAAACCGGAGCAGGAAAAATAACTTTCGATCGTTCTTCTATTTCAATGGAGATGAGTAGAGCATTGAATGAGCCTGCAAAGGAAAAAAAGTAA